The proteins below are encoded in one region of Candidatus Methylomirabilis lanthanidiphila:
- a CDS encoding glycine cleavage system protein H: MVPEGLYYTKAHEWVKVEADRGRI; this comes from the coding sequence ATGGTCCCTGAGGGGCTGTATTATACGAAAGCGCATGAATGGGTCAAGGTTGAGGCGGATCGGGGACGGATT